A genome region from Setaria italica strain Yugu1 chromosome III, Setaria_italica_v2.0, whole genome shotgun sequence includes the following:
- the LOC101776457 gene encoding peroxidase 24-like, giving the protein MMRPTTSSSWMPSVPSAALFAATLVLLAGAGCDGALLKAHFYRHSCPAAEAVVRDIVAARVAADPAALPAKLLRLFFHDCFVRGCDASVLLDSAAVGGAAEKDAAPNASLGGYDVIDTAKAVLEAVCPGTVSCADIVALAARDAVSLQFGRDLWDVQLGRRDGVASRASEALAGLPSPSDNFTALEANFGAKGLDVKDLVILSGAHTIGVAHCNTFAARLSSGSGPNSGGADPTLNAAYAAQLRARCGPAPAAASNNATAVAMDPGSPARFDAHYFVNLKLGRGLFTSDAALLTDRRAAGMIHRLTKQGYFLQEFRNAVRKMGRVGVLTGEQGEIRRNCRAVNT; this is encoded by the exons ATGATGAGGCCGACGACGTCGTCATCGTGGATGCCGTCGGTGCCGTCGGCCGCGCTCTTTGCGGCGACGCTGGTGCTGCTCGCTGGCGCCGGCTGCGACGGCGCGCTGCTGAAGGCGCACTTCTACCGCCACAGCtgcccggcggcggaggccgtggTGCGCGACATCGTGGCGgcccgcgtcgccgccgaccccgccgcgctccccgccaagctcctccgcctcttcttccacgactgcttcgtcagg GGCTGCGACGCGTCGGTGCTGCTCGActcggcggcggtcggcggcgcggcggagaagGACGCGGCGCCGAACGCGTCGCTGGGCGGGTACGACGTGATCGACACGGCGAAGGCGGTGCTGGAGGCGGTGTGCCCCGGCACGGTGTCGTGCGCGGACATCGTGGCGCTGGCTGCCCGGGACGCCGTGTCGCTGCAGTTCGGGCGGGACCTGTGGGACGTGCAgctggggcggcgggacggcgtgGCGTCGCGCGCGTCGGAGGCGCTGGCGGGCCTCCCCTCGCCGTCGGACAACTTCACCGCCCTCGAGGCCAACTTCGGCGCCAAGGGACTCGACGTCAAGGACCTCGTCATCCTCTCAG GCGCGCACACGATCGGCGTCGCCCACTGCAACACCTTCGCGGCGCGGctctcctccggctccggccccaactccggcggcgccgacccGACGCTGAACGCGGCGTACGCGGCGCAGCTGCGGGCGCGGTGCgggccggcgcccgcggccgcgtcCAACAACGCCACCGCGGTGGCCATGGACCCCGGCAGCCCCGCCCGGTTCGACGCGCACTACTTCGTCAACCTCAAGCTGGGGCGGGGCCTGTTCACCTCCGACGCCGCGCTGCTCAccgaccgccgcgccgccgggatGATCCACCGCCTCACGAAGCAGGGGTACTTCCTCCAGGAATTCAGGAACGCCGTCCGCAAGATGGGCCGCGTCGGCGTGCTCACGGGCGAGCAAGGGGAGATCCGCCGGAACTGCAGGGCCGTCAATACCTGA
- the LOC101776056 gene encoding probable histone H2AXb, giving the protein MSSSGGRGKPKGTKAVSRSSKAGLQFPVGRVARYLKTGKYAERVGGGAPVYLSAVLEYLAAEVLELAGNAARDNKKNRIVPRHIQLAVRNDEELSKLLGAVTIAAGGVLPNIHQTLLPKKAGGKGKADIGSASQEF; this is encoded by the exons ATGAGTtccagcggcggcaggggcaAGCCCAAGGGCACCAAGGCGGTGTCGCGGTCGTCCAAGGCCGGCCTGCAGTTCCCCGTCGGCCGCGTCGCGCGCTACCTCAAGACGGGCAAGTACGCCGAGCGCGTCGGCGGGGGAGCCCCCGTCTACCTCTCCGCCGTCCTCGAGTACCTCGCCGCCGAG gtgctggagctcgccgGCAACGCGGCGCGCGACAACAAGAAGAACCGGATCGTGCCGCGCCACATCCAGCTCGCCGTACGCAACGACGAGGAGCTCAGCAAGCTGCTGGGGGCCGTCACCATCGCCGCCGGAGGGGTGCTGCCAAACATCCACCAGACGCTGCTGCCCAAGAAGGCCGGCGGCAAGGGCAAGGCCGACATCGGATCTGCCTCCCAGGAGTTCTAG
- the LOC101779461 gene encoding peroxisomal and mitochondrial division factor 1 → MGGEQSRESSSQSQGWQLEEVSRVARELSNQVTTLERRVQDLERKNTELSGDKGKLEKNLEEKTKAAHVLSNQVSTMKHRLQELERRNAEQCNELVQQLEDTRKAGLVFMDAAGLYQEVAERQIKAKVEELDDTRKAGLMFMSAADSYEEVAEKQIKAREMELGDTRKAAVLFMDAADAYQEEAEKQVKAKAEELEDTRKAGLVFMDAADMYQEEAEKQIKAKVEELEGTRKAVLVFMDAADAYQEEAEKQIKAKVEELKVLRAQNVEMDERVQSLELELEIALAKNRELEAGVIVKKMEYDLVKVENDKLGTEVSTVEQKYVLPEVEVERLKMEEIMEAVLKEFDAEKAEIIKVPEDLKTNGENEKLSEVYEIEQKHSLFEVEVERLKMELGALVGKEAVADAFDVQKEENMKESNDLKRKVEEVYAIKDFVRGENDKLRLEVLTTEQ, encoded by the coding sequence ATGGGGGGAGAGCAATCCCGTGAGTCCTCCTCGCAGTCGCAGGGGTGGCAATTGGAAGAGGTGAGCAGAGTGGCTCGGGAGCTCTCAAACCAGGTCACCACGCTGGAGCGCAGGGTGCAGGACCTGGAGCGCAAGAACACCGAGCTGTCCGGTGACAAGGGTAAGCTGGAGAAGAACCTGGAGGAGAAGACGAAGGCCGCTCATGTGCTCTCAAACCAGGTCTCCACGATGAAGCACAGGTTGCAGGAGCTGGAGCGCAGAAACGCCGAGCAATGCAATGAGCTAGTGCAGCAATTGGAGGACACGAGGAAGGCTGGTTTGGTGTTCATGGACGCTGCGGGTTTATACCAGGAAGTAGCAGAGCGGCAGATTAAGGCGAAGGTGGAGGAACTGGATGACACCAGGAAGGCGGGCCTGATGTTCATGAGCGCTGCGGATTCATACGAAGAAGTTGCAGAGAAGCAAAttaaggcaagggagatggaatTGGGGGACACGAGGAAGGCAGCCGTGTTATTCATGGATGCCGCTGATGCTTACCAAGAAGAAGCGGAGAAGCAAGTTAAGGCAAAGGCGGAGGAATTGGAGGATACCAGGAAGGCAGGTCTTGTGTTTATGGATGCTGCCGATATGTACCAAGAAGAAGCGGAGAAACAAATCAAAGCAAAGGTTGAGGAATTGGAGGGAACAAGGAAAGCAGTTCTAGTGTTCATGGATGCCGCAGATGCTTACCAAGAAGAAGCGGAGAAGCAAATTAAGGCAAAGGTGGAGGAATTGAAGGTGCTACGAGCCCAGAATGTGGAGATGGATGAGAGGGTACAATCTTTGGAGCTGGAGCTCGAGATTGCTCTAGCCAAGAATCGAGAATTGGAGGCTGGTGTCATTGTGAAGAAGATGGAATATGATTTGGTGAAGGTTGAAAATGATAAGCTTGGGACAGAGGTTTCCACGGTAGAACAAAAATATGTCCTACCTGAAGTAGAGGTTGAGAGGCTCAAGATGGAAGAGATAATGGAGGCAGTTTTGAAAGAATTTGATGCTGAGAAGGCAGAAATCATAAAGGTGCCAGAGGACCTCAAGACAAATGGTGAAAATGAAAAGCTCTCAGAGGTTTATGAAATAGAGCAAAAACATAGCCTCTTTGAAGTAGAGGTTGAGAGGCTCAAGATGGAACTGGGTGCATTGGTGGGGAAGGAGGCAGTTGCGGATGCATTTGATGTTCAGAAGGAAGAAAACATGAAGGAATCCAATGACCTCAAGAGGAAAGTGGAAGAAGTCTATGCCATTAAAGATTTTGTGAGGGGTGAAAATGATAAGCTTAGGTTAGAGGTTTTGACAACTGAACAATAA